The DNA sequence TGACAAAAATACCATTTTCAAGGTAGTTTCGCCGTAAAGAATACTTGTTACTGCGTAAACACTTACCGAAATAGTAATCATCGGCAGAAGAATACGTCCGATTTCAAGAATAACGTTGGTGTCTTCCACACGTATATCGGCAAGAGGAATATGCACGGTAATTACATATAAATATCTCATAAGTATTACCAAAAGCATAATTATTGCGCCTGAAAAAACACTTATTGTGTCGCTTCTTGTTTTTAATTCTTCATAAAAGTCGGTGGGGTGAAAAATGCAAAGTATTGCAAGCTTTAAATATTTCACTTTCTTTTGCCACCTCTTTTTTCGTAAATGTCAAGCTGAACCTTATTTGAATATTTTTTAAGTGCCGAAATACCAAACCAAAGGGCAATTGCAACAGCTATTATTATGCCGACACACAGAGCAAAATTGGCACGGAATATCTCGTGGCGATTTTTTGAAAAGGCATTACTGTAGCCCACCATATCGTCAGCTATCTCGTATTCCTTTACCGCATTTGCATACTCCTGACGCTTTGTGTATATTGAGCCTGTCAGCTTTCTTGCAAGAGGGTAATTGGAGTTTATTACTGCAATTTCGTTCCATATGGGCATAGATTTTTCATATTCGCCCTGATAGTATAAATCAAGGGCAGTATGTATCTTCTTTATAAATTCAGTTTGCACGTATTTTTGAATGTTGCCACGGGCTTTGTCAAGCACGTATATATTGCCGTCGCTGTCCTGAGCTATTGATGAGGGTGAAATGAAATAGCCTCTGTTTTCTCCCTTACCGCCGAAAACAGTAAGCAGATTTCCCTCTGAATCGTATTGATAAATATGACCGCTTTTTTCGTCAAGAGCGCTTATTACGCCTGTATCGCTTACTGAGATATCTATGAAATTGGGATAGATGGGCTGATTGTTTTCATCAATGTCGGATATCTCACCGAAAAAGCCTTTTTTATAAATGTTTTTGCCTACAGAGTTTATAATTCTCAGCTGATTTTCCTTTGCTCCCGAGCAGGCAATAAATCTACCCTGATTATCAACGAGAAAGTTGTTATATGAGGGGGGATTTCTTCTTGCAATAAGGTTTTTCTGCTCCTTGGTTGCAAACATACGGATAAGACTTTGAGTAAGGGAGAAGCCTACCTCGGTAGCGCCGAGGAAGCCCTTGAAGCTGTTGTTTCTGTCAATTGCCATAAGCTCCTTGCCCGCTAAAATATACATATAGCCTGTAGGTCCTACAGAAATTTTAGAGGGGTCAAAGCTCTGCATATTGACTAAAAGCTCCGACTCAGGTCTTGTATATTCGGCAATAAGCTCGCCTTGACTGTTAGTAAGTATTATTCTGCTGTTTCCCGAGTCTGCAACAAATATACCCTCTTCGTTTACAAAAACACCTCTCGGGGAAGAAAAGTCAGAGCCGCCTGCCCCGTAAAGCACAAACATAGTTTCGCCCGACGGGGAAAGAGCAACTATACGGTTGTTGCCTGTATCTGCAATATACATACAATTATTTTTATCAATAAATAAATCCTCGGCATCAACAAGTCCCGATGTTTCGTCATTTATATATGAGAAGCTCTCTTCAACGCTGTAGGTTATGGGAATATATATTCTTCCGTTAGCATTTCCCGAACGGTTTTCCCCTTCTTCATATACGTAATTCATCGGGTATTTGATATATGCGGCGAAGGTATTCATTGAAAAAACAACTGAAAATACAGCAAGCAAAAGGACAAGCCTTATCTTTTTTTTCATAATCTTCGCCTCACTTTATTCCGGAATAAGTCATTGTTTCGATTACACGCTTTTGCATAGAGGAAAATACGATAATGGTCGGAAACGTCATTAAAAATGTAGCTGCAGCAGTTGCGCCTGCTCTTGCAAGGTTTCCGCCCTCGTTTATAGTCTGAAGCGCAAGGGGAAGGGTTTTCAGCGCTTGATTTGTAATAAAAATAAGGGGGGTAAAAAAGTCATTCCAGTTAGATACAAAGGAGAAAACAATTAAGGTTGCCCAGGCAGGTGCAAGAAAGGGCATAACTATTTTTACGAAAATGTAAAGCTCATTGGCACCGTCTATTCTTGCCGCTTCAAGAAAAGCATTGGGAAGCTGTTCAAGAAACTGCTTCATTAAAAAGAAGTTAAAGGCTACTGCAATTTTCGGAATGATAAGAGACCAATATGTATCAACAAGCTTTAGGTTATTAACTACAAGGTATGTGGGGATTTGAGTTACGTGAGTTGAAAACATAAGTGCCGCTAAAATAAGCGCAAAAAAGAAGTTTGCAAAGGGAACCTTATGCTTAACAAGTCCGTATGCGCCCATTGAACAGAAAAGAACAGTAAGCACAACCGACATAACAGATGTAAAAACGCTGTTGAATATATATCTTATAAAGGGAACTGCAGAGCTTCCCACCGCATTCATAAGGTCTGCAAAGTTGTCAGCAGTAGGACGCTTAACGAAAAAGGTCGGGGGGAATTTTATTATTTCGTCAATAGGCTTAAAGGCAGTCATTACAACGTAAACAAGAGGCAAAAGAGTAAATAAAACAAGCACAATCATAAACAGATATAAAAGCACACGCAAAAACTTTTGCTTTTTTGTAAATGCACGGTATTCCATTTTATAACTCCTTTCCTGATGCAAACATTCGCATACATATTCGGCCGATAAAGTAAGTAAGGAAGAAAAGCACACTTGCTACTGCAGAGGCATATCCCATTTCAAAACGGATAAATGCGTAATCGTAAAGATGGGCAACAATGGTATGACCTGCGTAGTTGGGGCTTGGCATACCTGCAAAGCCGACTGAGATATCAAATATTGCAAATGCCGCCGTAACTGTATTTATTGCC is a window from the Oscillospiraceae bacterium genome containing:
- a CDS encoding carbohydrate ABC transporter permease, producing the protein MEYRAFTKKQKFLRVLLYLFMIVLVLFTLLPLVYVVMTAFKPIDEIIKFPPTFFVKRPTADNFADLMNAVGSSAVPFIRYIFNSVFTSVMSVVLTVLFCSMGAYGLVKHKVPFANFFFALILAALMFSTHVTQIPTYLVVNNLKLVDTYWSLIIPKIAVAFNFFLMKQFLEQLPNAFLEAARIDGANELYIFVKIVMPFLAPAWATLIVFSFVSNWNDFFTPLIFITNQALKTLPLALQTINEGGNLARAGATAAATFLMTFPTIIVFSSMQKRVIETMTYSGIK